In a single window of the Hoyosella subflava DQS3-9A1 genome:
- the folK gene encoding 2-amino-4-hydroxy-6-hydroxymethyldihydropteridine diphosphokinase, whose product MSRAVLSVGSNMGDRLRHVRSVAESLGSRMVSRSSVYVTAPWGHTDQEDFYNAIIVAEDPSWDRWAWLDFVQRCERNAERVRQRHWGPRTLDVDIVSCSDAGEQLTSSDPNLTLPHPRAHQRAFVLVPWLEAEPAATLLGVPLSEHLDALPEGERAGVRRLCDQTEWFV is encoded by the coding sequence GTGAGTCGCGCCGTTCTGTCCGTCGGTTCCAACATGGGCGATCGGTTGCGGCATGTGCGCTCTGTGGCCGAGTCGCTCGGTTCGCGAATGGTGTCGCGCTCGAGCGTGTACGTGACCGCGCCCTGGGGCCACACCGACCAGGAAGATTTCTACAACGCGATCATTGTCGCGGAGGACCCGTCCTGGGACAGGTGGGCCTGGCTGGACTTCGTTCAACGCTGTGAGCGGAACGCGGAGCGGGTACGGCAGCGCCATTGGGGGCCCCGAACACTCGACGTAGATATCGTGAGTTGCTCAGATGCGGGCGAGCAGCTCACGAGCTCTGACCCGAATCTGACGTTGCCGCACCCCCGTGCGCACCAGCGAGCCTTCGTCCTGGTTCCCTGGCTTGAGGCCGAGCCGGCCGCCACGCTGCTGGGTGTGCCGCTGAGCGAGCACCTCGACGCGCTGCCCGAGGGTGAACGAGCTGGTGTTCGCCGCCTCTGCGACCAAACGGAGTGGTTCGTGTGA
- a CDS encoding DUF3180 domain-containing protein, protein MNATRVRDLAVIGIVALIASWLLAEAFYGSLPPIRLLVGASLYPIAVAEVAFGFAIRNRIASHRVGMARGQLHPITIARAVALAKASALVGAASAGVWAGLLLVIAPDRAIVRAAMEDLPGVTVGFLGALALTGAALWLEQCCRTPDDEEDEDTPGGDPSWGTDFR, encoded by the coding sequence GTGAACGCCACCAGGGTGCGGGATCTCGCCGTCATCGGCATAGTAGCGCTCATCGCGTCGTGGCTGCTCGCAGAGGCTTTCTATGGCTCGCTGCCGCCTATCAGGCTTCTCGTGGGTGCCTCGCTTTACCCGATCGCGGTTGCCGAAGTCGCCTTCGGGTTCGCCATTCGTAACCGTATCGCCTCCCACCGCGTCGGAATGGCGCGCGGTCAACTGCACCCAATAACCATCGCGCGGGCAGTGGCGCTTGCGAAAGCATCGGCGCTGGTTGGCGCCGCCAGTGCCGGTGTATGGGCGGGCTTGCTGCTCGTCATAGCGCCGGATCGCGCGATCGTGCGAGCAGCGATGGAAGACCTGCCTGGTGTCACGGTGGGCTTCCTCGGCGCGCTCGCGCTCACGGGAGCAGCGCTATGGCTGGAACAGTGCTGTCGCACGCCAGACGACGAAGAAGACGAGGACACTCCGGGCGGAGATCCAAGCTGGGGCACGGACTTTCGCTGA
- a CDS encoding DUF6779 domain-containing protein, producing the protein MTVQGQPRVRRRRRQKSNSALIVALFLLAIVASIFLVASNSVETLRIGIVAALWAAFLGALAVTKYRKEAEADRAKVRDLRMVYEMQLSREVAARRRHELTLESRIRRELDAEVRSDTSQQLAAVHRELSALRGHLEFSLGQEIPGATRASLPPGAPLTRAEAPTDAVAASEPAERTPFASSAESAADDVVEAEFETEYESGAADRKQRTVAEIIEDLKEATLQSDSR; encoded by the coding sequence ATGACTGTTCAGGGGCAGCCCCGCGTGCGTCGACGTCGCAGGCAAAAGTCGAATAGTGCGCTGATCGTTGCGCTGTTTCTGTTAGCGATCGTCGCCAGCATCTTTCTGGTCGCCAGCAACAGCGTCGAGACGCTCCGTATCGGGATTGTGGCGGCGCTCTGGGCCGCGTTCCTTGGTGCTTTGGCTGTCACCAAGTACCGCAAGGAAGCGGAAGCAGATCGGGCGAAGGTTCGTGATCTGCGAATGGTGTATGAGATGCAGCTGTCTCGCGAAGTGGCCGCGCGCCGCCGTCATGAACTGACCCTGGAGTCCAGAATCCGTCGTGAACTTGACGCAGAGGTCCGTTCGGACACTTCGCAGCAGCTGGCGGCCGTGCACCGTGAATTATCAGCGCTGCGTGGTCATCTCGAGTTCTCCCTCGGCCAAGAGATCCCCGGCGCTACTCGCGCATCGCTGCCCCCGGGCGCACCTCTTACGCGGGCTGAGGCGCCGACCGATGCTGTTGCTGCTTCGGAGCCTGCGGAACGCACGCCTTTCGCCAGCTCCGCCGAATCCGCAGCGGACGATGTGGTGGAGGCCGAATTCGAGACCGAGTACGAATCCGGGGCTGCCGACCGCAAGCAGCGGACCGTGGCTGAAATCATTGAAGACCTCAAGGAAGCGACGCTGCAGTCGGACTCGCGCTAA